The genomic window CTGGCATCGGGGTGGAACTGGCGCAGCTTGGCCGCGAAGCGGAAGACGTTCGGCGCCTTGACGCGCGGCAGCCAGCGTTTCGGGGCCAGGTGGGCATCCTTCAAGAGCCCGAAGGCGTCGTGGTAGGCTGCGGCATCGGTGCCGTGGAAGGACGAGCAGCCAAACAGCATCTCGACCCCCGCCGCATCGACATAGGCGGTCATCGCGCCCCAGGCGACGCGCAGGATGTCGGGGTCGTGCCAGTCGGGGTGGATGCAGAAGCGGCCCATCTCGACCATCGGCCCGTCGAATTGTGCCAGAGCCGACAGGTTGTAGAACTGCGCCGAATAGCTGCGCCCGATCTCGCCGCCCCCGGTCAGGGGGAGCAGCCGGAAGCAGCACACCAGCGTGCCGGTCCTGACCTCTTCGACCAGGATGTGGTGGCAGATGGCGTCGAAGGCGTCGGCGTCGCGGTCCGAGGGCATCGAGGCGTCGGGGTCGCGCCGCGCGATGAAAGCCAGATGGCGCAATTCCTGCGCGCGGCGGATGTCGTCGGCGGACGAGGCGGTGCGGGCGGCGTAACGACCTTTGCGAAGCGACAGCATCGTTTTTCCTTGCGCCTTGGCGGACCCGGGCCGCCGCCCTAGATAATGTGTCCGAATGATGTGACACGCAAGCCGTGACGGCAGTGTGACGCGGAACGTCGCAGAGGCAACACGAAGGGGCACGACACCATGACCGGCAAGATCAGCAAGACCGATGCGGAATGGCGGGCGCAACTGTCCGA from Paracoccaceae bacterium Fryx2 includes these protein-coding regions:
- a CDS encoding GNAT family N-acyltransferase — encoded protein: MLSLRKGRYAARTASSADDIRRAQELRHLAFIARRDPDASMPSDRDADAFDAICHHILVEEVRTGTLVCCFRLLPLTGGGEIGRSYSAQFYNLSALAQFDGPMVEMGRFCIHPDWHDPDILRVAWGAMTAYVDAAGVEMLFGCSSFHGTDAAAYHDAFGLLKDAHLAPKRWLPRVKAPNVFRFAAKLRQFHPDARRAMLGMPPLLRTYLLMGGWVSDHAVVDRDLDTLHVFTGLEIRAIPPARARLLRAVAG